Sequence from the Bacteroidales bacterium genome:
TCAGTAAAATCATTTATCAAATAAAGGTCATTGAATAACTTTCTATCGGCAATGATGGCATGTTTAATAACCTCTGCAAACCCAGACAGCATTTGTTTATCGGGAAGTGTTTTTAAAAATTCAGGATATATTACAATTGCGCGGGGATTACGAAAAAGCCCTATATAATTTTTAAGTCCATTATGATTCACGCCAAGTTTTCCACCTATACTGGCATCGCACATCGATAAGAGAGTGGTAGGAAAATGAATAAAATCAATTCCTCTTTTATATGTTGCAGCAATGAAACCACCCATATCGCAAATAACTCCACCTCCCAGGTTCACCACAACAGCATTTCTGTCAAAATTATGTTTTGATAACTCGTCCCAGACTTTTGAACATGTTTCAATATTTTTATTTTCTTCGCCGCTTGGAATCTGAATATTGATATGATTCTCAAATGAAGGAGCAATTAATGGATAACAGTATTCATTGGTATTTTCATCGGTAAAGAAAATAATTTTTGAATACTTCGAATTATTCAAATACAATTTGAAATCGTCAATACAATTTTCACCTGAGTAGATAAATGGTTTGGATTGTCCTTTCATAGTACTACAAATATATTACAAATATGAATAAATAAAATACTGATACCATTTTTTAAATATTTTTCAATTTGTTTATCTTACTTATCATCTGTTGCATTTCAGTAAAATCAAGTGTTTGCAGTCCATCGGAAATGGCTTTTTCAGGAACAGAATGTGTTTCCACAATAATCCCGTCAGCACCCACAACCATTGATGCCAAAGCCATTTGAGCAACATATTTACGAATTCCCACACCATGCGATGGGTCTACGATTACAGGCAAATGAGTTTTATCTTTCAGAATAGCCACAGCATTCAAGTCAAGTGTATTGCGATATGTTTTTTCAAAGGTTCGTATTCCTCTTTCACATAAAATATTTTTTTCATTTCCGCTCGAAAAAACATATTCCGCTGCTTGTAATAATTCTTCAATAGTTCCCGATATTCCTCGTTTCAGCATAACCGCTTTATCACATTTACCCAGCGCGTTAAGCAAATTGAAATTCTGCGCATTTCGTGTACCTACCTGAAAAATATCAACGTAAGGCATCATCTCATCAATCTGGCTGATATCCATAACTTTCATGTTTATAAAATTTGCGTGAAACAAAAAAGGCTTGCCGGAACGGCAAGCCTTTTAAATATTATATAAAATACAAACAGGACAGCTTAGTTCAGCACCATCGTAGAATTGAACCATGCCACCACCAAAATCGGTTTATATTTTTAGAAATGTTTTTCATTTGATGCTACAAAAGTAAAAATAATTTTAATAACAAAAAAAATACTCATAAAAAAATATTAATCCAAAGCTCTTTTATTGAAAATCAAATATCCGAAATTAAAAAGTACTGAAACTTTATTCTCTGATTTTTTATAATAGCTTCCTGTAATGCTTACAGGGCCAACAGGAGTTTGATATACTATTGAACTTGTGATCATGCCATACCTGTATTTATATGGTTCATCCCATTGGGGTTTGCCTTCATCAGTATATGTAATTCGCTTATAAGGTTGAAAAACATAACCCTCAATTCTAAAATGAAATTTATCTGAAAACAGAAAAACTGTTTTAATACCTGCTGCTGCATAAATAGGATTCCTGTAATTTTCAATAAAAAGAGTTTGCATATATGGCGTAGGATTAAAAGCAGGTGAGGCAATAACCGTTGAAAGATAATTATTAAAGAATGGCTGATTTGAATAATTGCATTCCATGTAACCATTTACTTTTATAAAACTATTTAATTTATAATATTGCTCAAGTATAAGGCGCATATTCACCCATGAATTATAATTAACGATTGTATGATTTCCTATGGAGGTTGAACCGGGAATAAATCTTTCAAATCCGCTTATATAACGAAGCTGGAAAAATGTCTGAAACCCGCTTGTAGGAAACATTGGGAAATTTAATGTGTTGCCATCATAAGTCAGATAAGGGGAAGCCAACCTGAAATTGGTAAGGTCGGCTGTATCGGATTTCATAAAATGAATAGACTGGT
This genomic interval carries:
- a CDS encoding N-acetylneuraminate synthase family protein encodes the protein MKVMDISQIDEMMPYVDIFQVGTRNAQNFNLLNALGKCDKAVMLKRGISGTIEELLQAAEYVFSSGNEKNILCERGIRTFEKTYRNTLDLNAVAILKDKTHLPVIVDPSHGVGIRKYVAQMALASMVVGADGIIVETHSVPEKAISDGLQTLDFTEMQQMISKINKLKNI
- the aroB gene encoding 3-dehydroquinate synthase; amino-acid sequence: MKGQSKPFIYSGENCIDDFKLYLNNSKYSKIIFFTDENTNEYCYPLIAPSFENHINIQIPSGEENKNIETCSKVWDELSKHNFDRNAVVVNLGGGVICDMGGFIAATYKRGIDFIHFPTTLLSMCDASIGGKLGVNHNGLKNYIGLFRNPRAIVIYPEFLKTLPDKQMLSGFAEVIKHAIIADRKLFNDLYLINDFTENIEKYIHRSVKIKSRIVNLDMHEKGVRKSINFGHSIGHALESWFIISGEQENITHGEAVAAGMISESWIAYKRKFVTEKELSKIVTLIKNFYKKIIIDVDKLGSIAELIDKDKKNEKSEILFTLPDGIGNFHINEKVNHSEIMESLEYYQNI